One Kazachstania africana CBS 2517 chromosome 9, complete genome genomic region harbors:
- the CBR1 gene encoding cytochrome-b5 reductase (similar to Saccharomyces cerevisiae CBR1 (YIL043C); ancestral locus Anc_7.225) has translation MLLAIFITICIYQLFNIFDKRKGTKRRSILKKGEFLQFPLVEKTVLTHSTAIYRFGLPDENDILGLPIGLHISIKAKIDGKDICRSYTPISLDEEVHGYFELLVKSYENGNISKMIGELQIGDTINVTGPLGSYDYEPNCRTKIGMIAGGTGIAPMYQVMKAIANNPHDFTEVSLIYGNVTEEDILMKMEIDEIVSSRPDQFSVYYLLDKVDRDDWEGGVGYITQDLMEKLLPSPHENGVQLLLCGPPRMVSSSKKMAVALGYQKSKPVSRMEDQIFIF, from the coding sequence ATGCTGCTAGCAATTTTCATTACCATCTGcatttatcaattattcaacatttttgataagAGGAAGGGAACCAAGCGTCGTAgtatattgaagaaaggtgaatttttgcaatttcCATTAGTGGAAAAGACTGTTCTAACGCACAGCACTGCTATTTATAGATTTGGCCTACCAGATGAGAATGATATTCTTGGATTACCCATTGGATTACATATTTCAATCAAGGCAAAGATCGATGGTAAAGATATCTGTAGGTCATATACACCAATTTCGTTAGATGAAGAGGTGCATGGCTATTTCGAATTGCTAGTTAAATCatatgaaaatggtaaCATTTCTAAGATGATTGGTGAGTTACAAATCGGAGATACTATTAATGTTACTGGACCATTAGGTTCCTACGATTATGAACCAAATTGTCGTACTAAGATTGGTATGATTGCCGGTGGGACTGGTATCGCACCAATGTATCAGGTAATGAAGGCGATTGCAAACAATCCACATGATTTTACCGAAGTTTCATTAATTTACGGTAACGttactgaagaagatattttaatgaaaatggaaattgATGAGATAGTTTCCTCGAGACCAGACCAATTTTCTGTTTACTATCTTTTAGATAAAGTTGATCGGGACGATTGGGAAGGTGGAGTTGGTTACATTACTCAAGATTTAATGGAAAAGTTGTTACCATCACCACATGAAAATGGAGTTCAGTTATTACTCTGTGGACCTCCAAGAATGGTTTCTTCGAGCAAAAAAATGGCTGTTGCACTTGGTTACCAGAAGTCCAAGCCTGTCTCCAGAATGGAAGAccaaatcttcattttctaa
- the MET30 gene encoding ubiquitin-binding SDF ubiquitin ligase complex subunit MET30 (similar to Saccharomyces cerevisiae MET30 (YIL046W); ancestral locus Anc_7.231), with translation MENINIDIPKGSNNDFISQEKRTYDTIKDDDDNERRIKKSTNTLPEFNINKFCYRHDPDIQSSPTHTACYKQDLKKLREINQSLSKLPINEQSEIHHIFSKFNKSNDKIRKLIIDGILSSCCFPQLSYISTEINDMIKIDFISILPQELSLKILSYLDCQSLCNSMLVCSKWNILANNNMIWYHMCKQHIDKKCPNCGWGLPSLLKKKRKNNTDTTVTNTHNPWKIIYKDRFKVELNWRKANCEIIDFKGHLDGVLSLQFNYKYLFTGSYDSTVAIWDLYNNILIRRLNGHTDGVKALYFDDKKLITGSLDKTIKIWNYVTGQCISTYRGHTDSVMSVDAFKKIIVSGSADKTVKVWHIESRTCYTLKGHTEWVNCVKLHPKSFTCFSCSDDTTIRMWDIRTNTCIKVFKGHVGQVQKVIPLTIIDIENLVSDISNDEDSDENNEDDELNQPLDDSIPYPTHLLSCSLDNTIKLWNVKTGKCIRTQFGHVEGVWDIAADNFRIISGSHDGCLKVWDLQNGQCLHTFQGRRLQKDTVQQQQQQQDENATGSNNNSCDGKTSPISCVSIGDSEFFSGDESGYVKMYRFDHETT, from the coding sequence atggaaaatatcaatatcgACATTCCTAAAGGTAGTAACAACGATTTCATTTCACAGGAAAAGAGAACTTACGATACTATaaaagatgatgacgataacgaaagaagaattaaaaaatcaacaaaTACTCTACCTGAatttaatataaataaGTTCTGTTATAGACATGATCCAGATATTCAATCATCACCAACTCATACCGCATGTTATAaacaagatttgaaaaaattaagagaaATTAATCAAAGTTTATCGAAATTACCTATAAATGAACAATCAGAAATCCATCacatcttttcaaaatttaataagtCAAATGATAAGATTagaaaattaattattGATGgtatattatcatcatgTTGTTTCCCACAATTATCTTATATCTCTACAGAGATAAATGATATgattaaaattgatttcatttcaatattacCACAGGAACtctcattgaaaattctatCATATTTGGATTGTCAATCACTATGTAATTCAATGTTAGTGTGTTCAAAATGGAATATCTTagcaaataataatatgatCTGGTATCACATGTGTAAACAACACATCGATAAGAAATGTCCAAATTGTGGTTGGGGTTTACCATccttattgaaaaagaaacgcAAAAATAATACAGATACCACTGTTACAAATACACATAATCCatggaaaataatatataaagatcGTTTCAAAGTCGAATTAAACTGGAGGAAAGCAAATTGTGAAATTATAGATTTCAAAGGTCATTTGGACGGTGTATTATCATTACAATTCAATTATAAATACCTTTTCACAGGTTCATATGATTCAACCGTAGCAATTTGGGATTTATATAACAATATATTGATCAGAAGATTGAATGGTCATACAGATGGTGTTAAAgcattatattttgatgataaaaaattaataacaGGTTCGTTAGATAAGACTATAAAGATTTGGAATTATGTGACTGGACAATGTATCTCCACGTATAGAGGTCATACTGACAGTGTAATGAGTGTTGATGCATTTAAGAAGATTATTGTCTCAGGAAGTGCAGATAAGACGGTCAAAGTTTGGCATATTGAATCAAGAACATGTTATACGTTGAAAGGTCATACAGAATGGGTTAATTGTGTTAAATTACATCCCAAGAGCTTCACTTGCTTTAGTTGTAGTGATGATACTACAATTAGAATGTGGGATATTAGAACAAATACGTGTATCAAAGTGTTTAAAGGACATGTCGGACAAGTTCAAAAAGTAATACCGTTAACGATAATTGATATTGAGAATCTTGTTTCTGATATTTccaatgatgaagattcaGATGagaataatgaagatgatgagtTGAATCAACCATTAGATGATTCAATACCATACCCGACACATCTACTTTCATGTTCATTAGATAATACGATTAAGTTATGGAATGTGAAGACTGGGAAATGCATTAGAACACAATTTGGACACGTTGAAGGTGTTTGGGATATAGCAGCTGATAATTTTAGAATAATTAGTGGATCACATGACGGATGTTTGAAAGTTTGGGACTTGCAGAATGGACAATGTTTACATACTTTCCAAGGTAGAAGATTACAAAAGGACACTGtgcaacagcaacaacaacaacaggATGAAAATGCTACTggtagtaataataattcttgCGATGGCAAAACATCACCAATTTCCTGCGTTAGTATTGGAgattctgaatttttcagcgGTGATGAATCTGGATACGTTAAAATGTACAGATTTGATCATGAAACGACGTGA
- the PKP1 gene encoding protein kinase PKP1 (similar to Saccharomyces cerevisiae PKP1 (YIL042C); ancestral locus Anc_7.222), translated as MTSTRFQECCRTLLKFQRRNLHSSVNLRVGTFGRPNKSILSELGFSKYYKIRSNIGLLIQDFSKKPVPSVSYDFLTTYKKLHLNSNEQYTLTIKTINYLLSFTCRQLNSIQRLPYIVILNPKVEESYSLYMKTLKSLLSVRYPYDLYQKDKMIALFTEFLNDHNDTLLTLSNGLREITDYYPRESVFQFLNDHLQNRITMKLLVTHYLNLITHDTSDSRHIGIIEKDLSVSKLIKHCWDFVGDLCYIKYDINSLKMTINDGKDVTFSCIPLVLEYITTEILKNSSRAQIESEQLEKPIEVSIYKYDDDELTIKIRDYGGGIPPDVEDKIFDYSYSTNDFDDSLNANEEAMNPGEQFNNVAGMGFGLPLSKAYLELFGGKLEIQSLYGLGTDVYIKVKGPGNDSFE; from the coding sequence ATGACCAGTACACGATTTCAAGAATGCTGCCGTACCTTACTGAAATTTCAACGTCGAAATTTACATTCTTCCGTGAATTTAAGAGTAGGTACTTTTGGAAGACCCAATAAATCGATTCTGTCAGAATTGGGATTCTCTAAATATTATAAGATAAGATCTAATATTGGTTTATTGattcaagatttttcaaagaaaccAGTACCGTCGGTATCATATGATTTTTTGACAACTTATAAGAAGCTGcatttaaattcaaatgaacAATATACATTAACAATTAaaacaataaattatcttcTGTCATTTACATGCAGGCAATTAAATTCCATTCAGAGATTACCATATATCGTAATTTTAAACCCCAAAGTGGAGGAAAGCTATTCGTTATATATGAAGACACTCAAATCTTTGTTATCAGTAAGGTATCCTTACGACTTATATCAAAAGGACAAAATGATAGCTTTATTCactgaatttttgaatgacCATAACGATACATTGTTGACTTTATCTAATGGGTTACGAGAAATTACGGATTACTATCCTCGTGAGTCTGTTTTCCAGTTTTTAAATGATCATTTGCAAAATAGGATAACAATGAAATTACTTGTTACACACTACTTGAATCTGATTACTCATGATACCAGTGACTCTCGTCACATTGGAATTATAGAGAAAGATCTATCCGTTTCCAAATTGATAAAGCATTGTTGGGATTTTGTTGGTGACCTTTGTTATATTAAGTACGatataaattcattgaagatgacgatCAATGACGGTAAAGATGTGACCTTTTCATGTATTCCACTCGTATTAGAATATATTACGACAgaaattctgaaaaattctagTAGAGCACAAATTGAATCTgaacaattagaaaaacCAATAGAAGTAAGTATATACAAGTACgacgatgatgaattgacaataaaaataagagatTATGGTGGAGGGATTCCTCCCGATGTAGAAGACAAGATATTTGATTACTCGTATTCTACAAACGATTTTGATGATTCCTTGAATGCGAACGAGGAGGCAATGAATCCTGGAGAGCAATTTAATAATGTGGCAGGAATGGGATTCGGATTGCCTCTATCTAAAGCTTACTTGGAGTTATTCGGTGGTAAATTAGAAATTCAAAGCCTTTACGGGTTAGGTACAGATGTGTACATCAAAGTTAAGGGACCAGGAAATGATAGCTTCGAATAA
- the GVP36 gene encoding Gvp36p (similar to Saccharomyces cerevisiae GVP36 (YIL041W); ancestral locus Anc_7.221) encodes MSSFNEFTNSFTKRFQELSTSVSQRTQELSNNLPTLAQSTQRLVQEKLGQVTDISQLPQEYLELEKKVDSIKLIHEHFLQVTSIYENESYDYPKVIKDSVNDFSKTMAAKITDLSHASSASEAQNILISPGPIRDPKTLNYALSKVSLTASEVINQVGSTPNESALSSKLLEFSNVQSKIAQARLQQDTLIQTKFNKALRDDLSTSLAKANKFRKEVQNKRLQYDVARTNLMNAKPEKEASLRVKMESLEDEFAQATENATLVMQEVIAGSDFLTSLNQMVAAQLEYFQTSAQLLQEFTENNAAPTDASSGKAKTESKSNVPIVLSEDEE; translated from the coding sequence ATGTCTTCATTCAACGAGTTCACAAATTCCTTCACTAAGAGATTTCAAGAGTTATCGACTTCTGTTTCTCAAAGGACTCAGGAACTCTCCAACAATTTACCAACACTTGCCCAATCAACTCAACGTTTAGTTCAAGAGAAATTAGGTCAAGTCACTGATATTTCTCAATTGCCACAAGAGTATTTggaattagaaaagaaagttgACTCGATAAAGCTGATCCACGAACATTTCTTGCAAGTCACCTCGATCtatgaaaatgaatcaTATGACTATCCAAAGGTGATTAAGGATTCAGTTAATGATTTCTCTAAAACCATGGCTGCTAAAATTACTGACTTATCTCATGCATCTTCTGCATCAGAAGctcaaaatattctaaTTTCTCCAGGCCCTATCAGAGATCCAAAAACTTTAAACTACGCTCTAAGCAAAGTTTCTTTAACTGCCAGTGAAGTCATCAATCAAGTCGGCTCTACTCCAAATGAATCTgctttatcttcaaagttACTAGAATTTAGTAATGTTCAAAGTAAAATTGCTCAAGCAAGATTACAGCAAGATACATTGATTCAAACAAAATTCAACAAGGCATTAAGAGATGACCTCTCAACAAGTCTTGCAAAGGCTAATAAATTCAGAAAGGAAGttcaaaacaaaagattACAATATGATGTCGCAAGGACTAACCTAATGAATGCTAAACCAGAAAAAGAAGCTTCATTGAGAGTAAAGATGGAGTCATTAGAAGACGAATTTGCTCAAGCTACTGAAAATGCAACATTAGTTATGCAGGAAGTAATTGCTGGTTCAGATTTCTTGACCTCCTTGAACCAAATGGTTGCCGCTCAACTAGAGTATTTCCAGACTTCAGCTCAACTATTGCAGGAATTTACCGAAAACAATGCGGCACCAACTGACGCTTCATCTGGTAAAGCCAAAACCGAGTCAAAGAGTAATGTGCCAATTGTTTTATCAGAAGACGAGGAATAA
- the KAFR0I01890 gene encoding uncharacterized protein (similar to Saccharomyces cerevisiae GIP2 (YER054C) and PIG2 (YIL045W); ancestral locus Anc_7.230), whose product MKDIESQLLKFNFSDAWTKKESRNSSKYDNFNSRHLNISISTIPILCKQSCILIAYVPFSLRGRDVTI is encoded by the coding sequence atgaaagatattgaatcacaattattgaaattcaatttcagtGATGCATGGACAAAGAAAGAGTCACGTAATAGTAGTAAATatgataatttcaattcgAGACATCTTAACATCAGCATATCAACAATACCCATTTTGTGTAAACAAAGCTGTATATTAATTGCATACGTCCCCTTCTCCTTGAGAGGCAGGGATGTTACTATTTAG
- the AGE2 gene encoding GTPase-activating protein AGE2 (similar to Saccharomyces cerevisiae AGE2 (YIL044C); ancestral locus Anc_7.227), with product MSNTPVSVKKALQALLREPGNQICADCKNQSHPRWASWSLGVFICIKCAGIHRSLGTHISKVKSVDLDNWNEENLKMLIKMQNNDVANGYYEQKLDRSLVSNLKRTLMDANQLSKFIRSKYETKKWYGVPEDNGSGCSNSSSSKEVLNESNNSSLLDFDKKKEIVSATPTPSVKNSNLKFDNLEKLSSSISISSERSVNNNVEKRPDLKKSILSLYSKPSENNSSNITGNMNMSIPSFANNTSNTNKNTSNLSLDDNELFKNVWT from the coding sequence ATGTCTAATACGCCTGTATCTGTGAAGAAGGCATTACAAGCGTTATTGAGGGAACCAGGGAATCAAATATGTGCTGATTGTAAGAATCAATCGCATCCAAGATGGGCATCATGGTCATTAGGTGTGTTTATATGTATTAAATGTGCCGGTATACATAGATCATTAGGAACGCATATTTCTAAAGTGAAATCTGTTGATTTAGATAATTggaatgaagaaaatttgaagatgttaATTAAGAtgcaaaataatgatgttGCAAATGGATATTATGAACAGAAATTGGATAGAAGTTTAGTGTCAAATTTGAAGCGAACTTTGATGGATGCAAATCAATTGAGTAAATTCATCAGAAGCAAATATGAGACTAAGAAATGGTATGGGGTACCTGAAGATAATGGTAGTGGCTGTAGTAAcagtagtagtagtaaaGAGGTTTTGAATGAATCGAATAACTCTTCACTATTGGATTTtgataagaagaaagaaattgtaaGTGCAACACCTACTCCGTCTGTCAAAAATAgtaatttaaaatttgataatttagaGAAACtgtcatcatcaatttctaTTAGTAGTGAGAGAAGTGTGAATAATAATGTTGAAAAGAGGCCTGATTTAAAGAAATCTATCTTATCATTATATTCCAAACCGAGCGAAAataatagtagtaataTTACTGGTAATATGAACATGTCCATACCATCATTCGCTAATAATACTAGTAATACTAATAAAAACACATCTAATTTATCActtgatgataatgaattatttaaaaatgTTTGGACATGA
- the KAFR0I01900 gene encoding uncharacterized protein (similar to Saccharomyces cerevisiae YER053C-A; ancestral locus Anc_7.229), which yields MFSQDMRLLLYVFALSFITYYGIHRTVMNRYKFFVPNLQ from the coding sequence ATGTTTAGTCAGGACATGAGACTACTACTTTACGTATTTGCTTTAAGTTTCATTACTTATTACGGTATTCACAGAACTGTCATGAACAGATACAAATTCTTTGTCCCTAATTTACAATAA
- the KAFR0I01940 gene encoding uncharacterized protein — MPENTIFDSVTDSSNVGAFKTYKLNDSNENSNVTIHSIRKQLNFHDDKKWKNFIDRRLELINQHNLGFLKASQQRSKVNYIADILRVEYGYPESTSLLFEKLVINGIQSIRRNRKRCIKRNSEGNSTASSLVPNLNSMHHGLSPLEIPSNAIPFIVPSNEQNSSTSLRNENSMAYTFVNNCNNAFGAPNMVLPQSLNVANIHKPPFYGTMNMMPSTDNYLLHNPTLNSNFMDIPMAQSQFQPEEAYEKLIKDTILQMINTLAPLQRSDKNGTFQDLTERIYFYCKHSITCQQIAQSREPLYQFDGIKLKGEIFVKELTLSTVKEKFPSMLKTQINDFINYLFSTNWLAQLSSNILQPPVGEVRVAVGKHLLFLVVGAIIHDLGVESLNYHLTSAIFYQLSLTYPTSNIENVSSILPLRKPDNDASRGSPHQSLLSITGPELYHEP, encoded by the coding sequence ATGCCAGAAAACACCATTTTTGATTCCGTTACAGATTCTAGCAATGTAGGTGCTTTTAAAACCTACAAATTGAATGAcagtaatgaaaattcaaatgtGACCATTCATAGTATAAGAAAACAGTTGAATTTTCATGACGataaaaaatggaaaaattttatcgaTAGAAGATTGGAACTAATAAATCAACATAACCTCGGTTTCTTGAAAGCCAGTCAACAAAGATCGAAGGTAAATTACATTGCAGATATTTTAAGAGTTGAATATGGTTATCCAGAGTCAACTTCTCTGCTTTTCGAAAAACTGGTAATCAATGGGATTCAATCAATTAGAAGGAATAGAAAACGTTGCATTAAGAGAAACAGTGAAGGGAATAGCACAGCAAGTTCATTGGTACCAAATTTGAACAGTATGCACCATGGATTAAGTCCATTGGAAATCCCAAGCAATGCAATACCTTTCATAGTTCCGAGTAATGAACAAAACAGCTCAACAAGTTtgagaaatgaaaattcaatggcATACacttttgtaaataattgtAACAATGCCTTTGGTGCACCAAATATGGTGTTACCTCAATCCTTGAATGTGGCCAACATTCATAAACCGCCATTTTATGGTACCATGAATATGATGCCTAGTACAGATAATTACTTACTTCATAATCCAACGTTGAATAGCAATTTCATGGACATACCAATGGCACAATCACAGTTTCAACCAGAGGAGGcatatgaaaaattgattaagGATACTATTTTGCAAATGATTAATACTCTTGCACCATTACAAAGGTCAGACAAAAATGGCACTTTCCAGGACTTAACAGAAAGAATATACTTCTATTGTAAACACTCCATTACATGTCAACAAATAGCTCAGTCAAGAGAGCCGttatatcaatttgatggtataaaattgaaaggtGAAATATTCGTGAAAGAACTCACATTATCCACtgtaaaagaaaaatttccatCCATGCTCAAAACTcaaattaatgatttcatcaattatttattttccaCTAATTGGCTAGCACAattatcatcaaatattttacaaCCACCTGTTGGAGAAGTTAGAGTCGCAGTTGGAAAACATTTACTCTTCCTGGTTGTTGGCGCCATCATCCATGATTTGGGGGTTGAAAGTCTGAATTATCACTTAACTTCagcaattttttatcaattatCTTTGACGTATCCAACTTCTAACATTGAAAATGTAAGCAGTATACTGCCGCTTCGGAAACCAGATAATGACGCTTCAAGAGGCAGTCCACATCAAAGTTTGTTAAGTATTACAGGACCAGAATTGTACCATGAACCATAA
- the SYG1 gene encoding Syg1p (similar to Saccharomyces cerevisiae SYG1 (YIL047C); ancestral locus Anc_7.233) → MKFGDHLSESAIPEWKDKYIDYPNSKKKLKYIYNNHLGRPNDPVDRTFSSNSLDSNDSNDYINTTLTNHDGADLILNYSPLQLDAIKEFIENWLIGVQLAKCNDFYIWLLNQCNKKFDTLQSQIKVYNKQKKILINQKFNSIPMHGYNRVDSDDENETDNNHYGSIHTESSQNDSSLAGNTSLLTKFKDFMVSNELMPSWPKNTSSIIKQKNKKVASDQLENTFTNFHRPLLSSSSSIKSNTSLTQSTITTSNGSSPKNNSDSTKDGMQISDNNTNNNNNNNNNNNNNNISYFDPTKDTFAYNAWALSDYSNVPLSKANKLLDNALLEYYLYLQLVKSFRDLNVTGFRKIIKKFDKKFKTSELTKFLSFAQTNYSIFKHVNSNIQLITKQMQQSSSFEPLATSDIVPKNKSDDPLLWWEYKIKNWYIKDLSDSNPKLMKKKSLKLKKSIIKYTLNQQIIHSNNRSIGQMSWGSFALGISLVFFIYTLGVSFKSESTSYVHKILFPIWGGVYMVLLMALLFQINCFIWHKTGINYRFIMLGEIKSISGTRLFNNDFATTGIPLKFYALSFFLLWCAICSINSFIWHQLNPWSILFIVGTIILFFWPPNVIPYWDKIVETRKWIFVRVIRLILSGLYPVEFGDFFLGDIFCSLTYSISNIALLSCVYSTNERGICDSSHLISMGVFSCLPSYWRFVQCIRRFFDSGDRFPHLINGLKYILGIAYNAALCSYRLSYHDEKRRTYFIVFATLNAMATSIWDLVIDWSLFQNSTTNWFLRDDLYLAGKKRRKTNAKHKKYDDFELNFDPDSYYYDTKKKLVYYFAMAFNVIIRFQWIVYAIAPATIQQSAVTSYLLAFAEALRRFVWVVFRVENEHVANVHLFKVTGESPLPYPVMIRDSAIPASLHTGPTNFREPSSTYHSLIRRNASVFDTITSKIPWAHASDFQRPSTVANNLNTTESESESENGM, encoded by the coding sequence ATGAAATTTGGTGATCATCTTTCAGAGTCTGCAATACCAGAATGGAAGGATAAATACATCGATTACCCTAATAGTAAGAAGAAGTTAAAgtatatttataataaCCATTTGGGCAGACCAAATGATCCAGTAGATCGAACTTTCTCTTCAAATTCCCTGGATTCTaatgattcaaatgattATATAAACACTACACTCACGAATCATGATGGTGCTGATCTCATACTAAATTATTCTCCTTTACAACTTGATGCAATTaaagaattcattgaaaattggcTCATTGGTGTACAATTAGCTAAATGTAACGATTTCTATATATGGTTGTTAAATCAGTGTAATAAGAAATTCGATACTCTACAATCTCAAATTAAGGTTTACAataaacagaaaaaaatattaattaatcaaaaatttaatagTATACCTATGCATGGGTATAATCGCGTTgattctgatgatgaaaatgaaactgaTAATAATCATTATGGTTCCATTCATACAGAATCAAGTCAAAATGATAGTTCATTAGCCGGTAATACTTCTCTtttgacaaaatttaaagattttatGGTATCAAATGAACTAATGCCATCTTGGCCAAAGAATACAAGTTCCATTATAAAAcagaaaaacaaaaaagtTGCATCAGACCAGCTCGAAAATACTTTCACTAATTTTCATAGACCTCTATTATCAAGTTCATCATCCATTAAGTCCAACACGTCATTGACACAGTCGACTATAACTACTTCTAATGGATCTTctccaaaaaataatagtgATTCAACCAAAGATGGCATGCAAATCTCCGATAacaatactaataataataataataataataataataataataataataatataagTTACTTTGACCCAACAAAGGACACATTCGCATACAACGCATGGGCTCTCTCtgattattcaaatgtACCCCTTTCAAAAGCTAATAAACTGTTAGATAATGCTCTGCTGGAATATTATCTATATTTGCAATTGGTTAAATCATTTAGGGATTTAAATGTGACAGGATTTCGtaaaattataaagaaatttgataaaaaattcaagacTAGTGAGctgacaaaatttttatcatttgcACAGACtaattattcaattttcaaacatGTTAATAGTAACATTCAGTTAATTACAAAACAAATGCAGCAATCATCCTCTTTTGAACCATTGGCAACAAGTGATATCGTAcctaaaaataaaagtgaTGATCCGCTTCTATGGTGGGAatataaaatcaaaaattggtaCATTAAAGATTTATCAGATTCAAACccaaaattaatgaaaaagaaaagtttaaaattgaagaagtcAATCATTAAATATACACTAAATCAACAAAttattcattcaaataatagGTCAATTGGCCAAATGTCTTGGGGAAGCTTTGCACTGGGTATATCCCTcgtatttttcatttacaCTCTAGGTGTTTCGTTCAAGTCGGAGTCAACTTCGTATGTACATAAGATTTTATTTCCAATATGGGGTGGTGTCTATATGGTACTCCTCATGGCACTgctatttcaaataaattgttTTATATGGCACAAGACAGGTATAAATTATAGGTTCATAATGTTGGgtgaaattaaatcaataAGTGGTACaagattattcaataaCGATTTTGCAACAACTGGTATTCCTTTAAAATTCTATGCCCTGtcttttttccttctttggTGTGCAATCTGTTCCATTAATAGTTTCATATGGCATCAACTAAACCCATGGAGTATTCTCTTCATTGTGGGAAccattattttatttttttggccCCCAAATGTTATCCCATATTGGGATAAAATCGTCGAAACCAGAAAATGGATATTTGTTAGAGTGATTAGATTGATTTTATCAGGTTTATATCCAGTCGAATTTGGCGATTTTTTCCTTGGTGATATCTTTTGTTCTCTGAcatattcaatatcaaatattgcGCTCTTATCATGTGTCTATTCTACAAATGAAAGAGGTATTTGTGATTCTTCACATTTAATCTCTATGGGTGTATTTTCGTGTTTACCAAGTTATTGGAGGTTTGTTCAATGCATTAGAagattttttgattctgggGACCGATTTCCACATCTCATCAATGGgttaaaatatattctgGGGATCGCATACAATGCCGCACTTTGTTCCTATAGATTGTCGTATCatgatgaaaagagaagaacATACTTCATTGTTTTTGCAACTCTAAATGCAATGGCGACATCTATTTGGGATTTGGTAATTGATTGGTCCTTGTTCCAAAATTCTACCACTAATTGGTTTTTAAGAGACGACCTGTATTTAGCTGggaagaagagaagaaaaacaaacGCAAAgcataaaaaatatgatgattttgaattgaaCTTCGACCCAGACTCCTATTACTACGataccaagaaaaaattggtcTACTATTTTGCAATGGCTTTCAATGTGATAATTAGATTCCAATGGATTGTATATGCCATAGCACCTGCCACGATTCAACAAAGTGCTGTAACCTCATATTTACTGGCTTTCGCTGAAGCATTGAGAAGATTTGTCTGGGTAGTATTCCGTGTTGAAAACGAACATGTTGCTAATGTTCATCTATTCAAAGTCACTGGTGAGTCACCGTTACCCTATCCAGTAATGATCAGAGACTCGGCTATTCCAGCTAGCTTACATACTGGCCCTACTAACTTCCGTGAGCCTTCAAGCACTTACCACTCTCTAATAAGAAGAAACGCCTCGGTATTTGATACAATCACCAGTAAAATTCCTTGGGCACATGCTAGTGACTTCCAAAGACCCTCGACTGTAGCTAATAATTTAAATACAACTGAAAGTGAAAGTGAATCTGAGAATGGTATGTAA